The following proteins are co-located in the Hevea brasiliensis isolate MT/VB/25A 57/8 chromosome 11, ASM3005281v1, whole genome shotgun sequence genome:
- the LOC110648434 gene encoding probable xyloglucan endotransglucosylase/hydrolase protein 26 gives MASSRTLLLALFVFLTAFDLSPVDANFIKSMYFYWGAQHSAVLGNGDELQLVLDQTSGSGIISKRSFLFGSIQMLIKLVPGNSAGTVTAYYVSSNGDRHDEIDFEFLGNVSGQPYIIHTNIYAQGNGSREQQFYPWFDPTADFHNYTIHWNPSEIVWFVDGVPIRVFRNYESEGIAYPNKQGMRAYSSLWNADNWATRGGLVKIDWNSAPFKARYRTFRARACKWNGPASISQCASNTPANWWTSPTYSQLSYAKQGQMKWVRDNYMIYDYCKDFKRFNGQIPPECFKPQF, from the exons ATGGCGAGTTCACGAACTTTGTTGCTAGCTTTATTCGTTTTCCTAACAGCATTTGATCTGAGTCCAGTTGATGCCAACTTCATCAAGAGCATGTATTTCTACTGGGGAGCTCAGCATTCTGCAGTTCTGGGCAATGGTGACGAGCTTCAACTTGTTTTGGATCAAACATCAG GGTCAGGTATTATATCAAAGCGGTCATTCCTGTTTGGAAGCATTCAGATGTTAATCAAGTTGGTACCTGGAAACTCAGCTGGAACTGTCACTGCCTACTAT GTATCCTCCAATGGGGACAGACATGACGAGATAGACTTCGAATTCTTGGGGAATGTCTCAGGCCAGCCATACATCATCCACACAAACATCTATGCCCAAGGAAATGGCAGCAGGGAGCAGCAGTTCTACCCCTGGTTTGACCCAACTGCCGATTTCCACAACTACACTATTCATTGGAACCCTTCTGAAATTGT GTGGTTTGTTGACGGTGTGCCAATTCGTGTGTTCCGTAATTACGAGAGTGAGGGCATTGCTTATCCAAACAAACAAGGCATGAGGGCATACTCAAGCCTATGGAATGCTGATAATTGGGCAACTAGAGGCGGGCTGGTTAAGATTGACTGGAATAGTGCACCATTCAAAGCAAGATACCGCACTTTTAGGGCAAGGGCTTGCAAGTGGAATGGACCGGCTAGCATCAGTCAATGCGCTTCCAACACACCTGCTAACTGGTGGACGTCACCGACATACAGTCAGTTAAGTTATGCAAAGCAGGGTCAGATGAAGTGGGTAAGAGATAACTACATGATCTATGACTACTGCAAGGATTTTAAAAGGTTCAATGGACAAATACCACCAGAATGTTTTAAACCACAGTTCTAA